The following proteins come from a genomic window of Tistrella bauzanensis:
- a CDS encoding acyl-CoA dehydrogenase family protein, translating to MDLNYSAEQDMLRESVERFMRDVYAFTTRQKLLKQAWNDGAGAAEARAVHAGPHWRRFAELGWLAVPFAEDDGGIGGGPVDFGIVMEGIGRGLAIEPVLPTVMAARLVAEIGTADQKASWLTPALEGRKRLALAFAERQSRYDLTDCATTATASGATASGATASGAAASDDGWVLDGAKAVVLGGHAADGFVVVARSAGARRDAAGISLFLVDADAAGLSVRAYRTNDGTGAADITLRNVTVPASALLGRAGQGAGDLERAIDFAIAAVASEAVGVMAALCEQTLEYLKTRRQFGRPLGDNQVLQHRMVDMVIATEEARSAALHGALMMAVDDPRARARALSLTKIEIGRTATRVGQEAVQLHGAMGVTEELAIGHYFKRLTAIAASFGDIDWHTRRVARIDAGIRAAGIPEAGTAAA from the coding sequence ATGGACCTCAATTACAGCGCCGAGCAGGACATGCTGCGCGAAAGCGTGGAGCGCTTCATGCGCGACGTCTATGCCTTCACCACCCGTCAGAAGCTGTTGAAACAGGCCTGGAACGATGGCGCCGGCGCTGCCGAGGCCCGCGCCGTCCATGCCGGCCCCCATTGGCGGCGGTTCGCCGAACTGGGCTGGCTGGCGGTGCCGTTTGCCGAGGATGACGGCGGCATCGGCGGCGGCCCGGTCGATTTCGGCATCGTGATGGAAGGCATCGGCCGGGGGCTGGCGATCGAGCCGGTGCTGCCGACGGTGATGGCCGCCCGGCTGGTGGCCGAGATCGGCACCGCCGACCAGAAGGCATCCTGGCTGACCCCGGCGCTGGAGGGCCGCAAGCGGCTGGCCCTGGCCTTCGCCGAACGGCAATCGCGCTATGACCTGACCGATTGCGCCACGACCGCCACAGCATCGGGCGCCACAGCATCGGGCGCCACCGCATCGGGCGCCGCCGCATCGGACGATGGCTGGGTGCTGGATGGCGCCAAGGCGGTGGTGCTGGGCGGTCATGCCGCCGACGGCTTCGTGGTTGTGGCGCGCAGTGCCGGCGCGCGGCGGGATGCGGCCGGGATCAGCCTGTTCCTGGTCGATGCCGACGCGGCGGGCCTGTCGGTCAGGGCCTATCGCACCAATGACGGCACCGGTGCTGCGGACATCACCCTGCGCAACGTGACGGTGCCGGCATCGGCGCTGCTGGGCCGGGCCGGGCAGGGCGCCGGCGATCTGGAACGGGCGATCGATTTCGCGATCGCCGCCGTTGCCTCGGAAGCCGTCGGCGTGATGGCGGCGCTGTGCGAGCAGACGCTTGAGTATCTGAAGACCCGCCGCCAGTTCGGCCGGCCGCTGGGCGACAATCAGGTGTTGCAGCACCGCATGGTCGACATGGTGATCGCGACCGAGGAGGCCCGATCGGCGGCGCTGCATGGCGCGCTGATGATGGCGGTGGATGACCCGCGCGCCCGCGCCCGCGCGCTGTCGCTGACCAAGATCGAGATCGGCCGCACCGCCACCCGTGTCGGGCAGGAGGCCGTGCAGCTTCATGGCGCCATGGGTGTGACCGAGGAACTGGCGATCGGCCATTATTTCAAGCGATTGACCGCCATCGCCGCCAGCTTCGGCGATATCGACTGGCACACCCGCCGGGTTGCCCGCATCGATGCCGGCATCCGTGCGGCCGGCATCCCCGAAGCCGGCACCGCCGCCGCCTGA
- a CDS encoding VOC family protein, with amino-acid sequence MFHRLRQLCLVARELDPVVADLIAVFDIEICHHDPDVGMFGLHNALLPIGTSFIEVVAPTQPGTTAERYLDRRQGDGGYMVITDTDDLDRWRAHIDAVGVRVAAPLAIGSYQGLQLHPRDTGGALLEINWTEGNGAIDGPYHPAGPDWRGHVRTGLVTAVTDAELQAADPERLARRWAEILRREVRAVGAGEGEGFAFDLDNASLRFVADSDGRGEGLGGVDLAVTDEAAIRRRAAARGLGVADDHVVVGGVRFYLRPAA; translated from the coding sequence ATGTTTCATCGGCTCAGGCAACTCTGTCTGGTCGCCCGCGAGCTTGACCCCGTGGTCGCGGATCTGATCGCCGTCTTCGATATCGAGATCTGTCATCATGACCCCGATGTCGGCATGTTCGGGCTGCACAATGCGCTGCTGCCGATCGGCACCTCGTTCATCGAGGTGGTGGCCCCCACACAGCCCGGCACCACGGCCGAGCGCTATCTGGACCGGCGGCAGGGCGATGGCGGCTATATGGTGATCACCGATACCGACGACCTCGACCGCTGGCGCGCGCATATCGACGCGGTCGGCGTGCGGGTGGCGGCGCCGCTGGCCATCGGCAGCTATCAGGGCCTGCAACTGCATCCGCGCGACACCGGCGGGGCCCTGCTCGAAATCAACTGGACCGAGGGCAATGGCGCGATCGACGGCCCCTATCATCCGGCCGGGCCCGACTGGCGGGGGCATGTCCGCACCGGGCTGGTCACGGCGGTGACCGACGCCGAGCTTCAGGCCGCCGATCCTGAACGGCTGGCGCGGCGCTGGGCGGAGATCCTGCGCCGCGAGGTTCGCGCCGTGGGGGCGGGCGAGGGTGAGGGCTTCGCCTTCGATCTCGACAATGCCAGCCTGCGCTTCGTGGCCGATAGCGACGGCCGGGGCGAGGGGCTGGGCGGGGTCGATCTTGCCGTCACCGATGAAGCCGCCATCCGCCGGCGCGCCGCCGCCCGGGGCCTTGGCGTGGCCGACGACCATGTCGTGGTCGGCGGTGTCCGCTTCTATCTGCGCCCCGCCGCCTGA